A region of Ornithorhynchus anatinus isolate Pmale09 chromosome 5, mOrnAna1.pri.v4, whole genome shotgun sequence DNA encodes the following proteins:
- the TMEM82 gene encoding transmembrane protein 82 has translation MIPEGQAGQSWLVQSPKAAGKSCEPLDPSFGPLGFPAAAAPFLSKPCPAATHRLLLSPLPRLLCPPPPFPPRYLPPGTFETWVDIIPAPGRAGRPPVPAPLLPLLLPLPLSAMFFLPSLTSWLPGFPSLQWGSDLLDSLLQGLIGACGVSVLCSFMKIYFFIRCLQDPEWQVEKERLRSQWALLEQLHLLVLTGIFSVVGARVAALVSLEFSLRAVSTLLSMSKGPPNPQLHLLCQYSLGCTLTCSLSFLLEGAPHRTWNLLLSLGLAGLLARLARRLGRHVLCLYELHSQQHYCGACLSLLATWHSLPTLLGQGLKTAFLVGDLAAVALINRDFLNTSEAVRFWTPLTICYTLLVIYMQEEQRQHPSQQNRYQTVFVRMGGLFILLLTVGRWADIFGVLISFIGELWCLTGSKAMLDICQMQVDSDQAQASERPSAAGPSSTTRPNSTRQRGRSETGKKEGQALRLRKSPQPGD, from the exons atgattcctGAGGGGCAGGCAGGCCAGAGTTGGCTTGTCCAGAGCCCGAAGGCTGCCGGGAAGTCGTGTGAACCCCTGGACCCCAGCTTCGGACCACTTGGcttcccggccgccgccgccccctttcTCAGCAAGCCCTGCCCGGCGGCCACCcaccggctcctcctctcccccctcccccgcctcctgtgccctccgccccctttccctccccgctaTCTGCCGCCGGGGACCTTTGAGACCTGGGTTGACATCATCCCTGCGCCAGGCCGAGCTGGCCGccctcctgtccctgcccctctcctgcccctgctcctgcccctgcccctctcagccatgttctttctcccctccctcacctcctggcTCCCCGGCTTCCCCTCCCTGCAATGGGGCTCCGACCTGCTCGACTCCCTCCTGCAAG gcctcaTCGGGGCCTGCGGCGTCTCCGTGCTCTGCAGTTTCATGAAGATTTACTTCTTCATCCGCTGCCTGCA AGACCCTGAGTGGCAAGTGGAGAAAGAGCGTCTGCGGTCCCAGTGGGCCCTGCTGGAGCAGCTGCACCTGTTGGTGTTGACGGGCATTTTCTCGGTGGTGGGGGCCCGGGTGGCCGCCCTTGTGTCCCTGGAATTCTCACTGCGGGCCGTCTCCACGCTGCTGTCGATGAGCAAG GGCCCGCCGAATCCCCAGCTGCACCTGCTGTGCCAGTACTCCCTGGGCTGCACCCTGACCTGCAGCCTGAGCTTCCTTCTGGAGGGGGCACCGCACCGCACCTGGAACCTCCTCCTGAGCCTGGGGCTGGCGGGGCTGCTGGCCCGCCTTGCCCGTCGCCTCGGCCGccacgtcctctgcctctacGAGCTGCACAGCCAGCAGCACTACTGCGGGGCCTGCCTGTCCCTGCTGGccacctggcactccctccccaccctgctcgGCCAGGGGCTCAAGACTGCCTTCCTGGTGGGGGACCTGGCAGCCGTGGCACTCATCAACCGCGACTTCCTCAACACTTCGGAGGCCGTGCGCTTCTGGACCCCGCTCACCATCTGCTATACGCTGCTGGTCATCTATAtgcaag aggagcagcgtcAGCACCCCAGTCAACAGAACCGGTACCAGACGGTATTTGTGCGCATGGGCGGCCTCTTTATCCTCCTGCTGACCGTGGGCCGCTGGGCAGACATCTTTGGCGTCCTAATTTCCTTCATCGGGGAGTTGTGGTGTCTGACGGGCTCCAAGGCCATGCTGGACATCTGCCAGATGCAG GTGGATTCTGACCAAGCTCAGGCCTCAGAGAGGCCTTCAGCTGCAGGTCCCAGCAGCACCACGCGGCCAAACAGCACCAGACAAAGGGGCCGGTCCGAGACTGGGAAGAAGGAGGGTCAGGCCCTGAGGCTGAGGAAATCGCCGCAGCCTGGTGACTAA